One window of the Phycodurus eques isolate BA_2022a chromosome 7, UOR_Pequ_1.1, whole genome shotgun sequence genome contains the following:
- the LOC133404911 gene encoding RNA-binding protein Nova-1-like isoform X3 produces the protein MPQSSQKSEPVSILQPQTTVNPDRIKQAKLIVPNSTAGLIIGKGGATVKAVMEQSGAWVQLSQKPEGINLQERVVTISGEPEQNRKAVEIIVQKIQEDPQSSSCLNISYSNITGPVANSNPTGSPYANSAEVMPAAAAAAATASSLLGQAGLAGVGAFPTTVSSLSGNDLLTITSALNTLASYGYNTNSLGLGLNPAAASGVLAAVAANANPAAAAAANLLASYASDASTSAAHQAAGLGGFSLGSLAAATGATNGYLSAASPLVASSLLATEKLAESAKEVVEIAVPENLVGAILGKGGKTLVEYQELTGARIQISKKGEFIPGTRNRKVTITGSQAATQAAQYLISQRITYEQGVRATNPQKVG, from the exons ATGCCGCAAAGCAGCCAGAAGTCCGAACCCGTCAGCATCCTGCAGCCGCAGACCACCGTCAACCCTGACCGCATCAAACAG GCCAAGCTGATCGTGCCCAACAGCACGGCGGGCCTGATCATCGGCAAGGGCGGCGCCACCGTCAAGGCGGTGATGGAGCAGTCGGGCGCCTGGGTGCAGCTGTCGCAGAAGCCCGAAGGCATCAACCTGCAGGAGCGCGTGGTCACCATCAGCGGCGAGCCCGAGCAAAACCGCAAGGCGGTCGAGATCATCGTGCAGAAGATCCAAGAGGACCCGCAGAGCTCGTCCTGCCTCAACATCTCCTACTCCAACATCACCGGGCCCGTGGCCAACTCCAACCCCACCGGCTCGCCGTACGCCAACTCGGCCGAGGTCatgccggcggcggcggcggcggcggcgaccgCCTCTTCGCTCCTAGGCCAGGCGGGGCTGGCGGGGGTGGGCGCCTTCCCCACCACCGTGTCCAGCCTGTCGGGCAACGACCTGCTCACCATCACGTCCGCCCTCAACACGCTGGCCAGCTACGGCTACAACACCAACTCTCTGGGGCTCGGGCTCAACCCGGCCGCCGCCTCGGGGGTACTCGCCGCCGTGGCCGCCAACGCCAAcccggccgccgccgccgccgccaacTTGCTGGCATCCTACGCCAGCGACGCGTCCACCAGCGCCGCCCACCAGGCGGCGGGGCTGGGCGGCTTCTCCTTGGGCTCGCTGGCCGCCGCCACCGGGGCCACCAACGGCTACCTGAGCGCCGCTTCGCCCCTGGTGGCGTCCTCGCTGCTGGCCACCGAGAAGCTAGCGGAGAGCGCCAAGGAGGTGGTGGAGATCGCCGTGCCCGAGAACCTGGTGGGCGCCATCCTGGGCAAGGGCGGCAAGACGCTAGTGGAGTATCAGGAGCTGACGGGCGCCCGTATCCAGATCTCCAAGAAGGGCGAGTTCATCCCGGGAACCCGGAACAGGAAGGTGACCATCACCGGATCGCAGGCGGCCACCCAAGCGGCGCAGTACCTGATCAGCCAGAGGATCACCTACGAGCAGGGGGTGCGTGCCACCAACCCCCAGAAGGTGGGCTAA